The following coding sequences are from one Brachyhypopomus gauderio isolate BG-103 unplaced genomic scaffold, BGAUD_0.2 sc78, whole genome shotgun sequence window:
- the LOC143492528 gene encoding tripartite motif-containing protein 16-like yields the protein MTSKDYTENKDYKHLRNWGMKPGADACEFTLDPNTANRYLSLSEENRKVTSVWEEQMYPDHPDRFDIYANVLSRESVCGESVCGESVCGRCYWEAEWSGAAAGIAVTYKGISRKGGSDDCWFGYNIKSWRLHCSNNRYTVCHNNKETVISVPSISNRVGVYVDWPAGTLSFYSVSSHTHTLTHLHTFNSTFTQPLYAGFGFGFLFGYSGSSVCVCELE from the exons ATGACCAGTAAAGATTATACTGAAAACAAGGActacaaacacctgaggaactGGGGGATGAAACCAGGTGCAG atgcgtgtgagttcacactggacccaaacacagcaaacagatacctctctctgtctgaggaGAACAGGAAGGTGAcgagtgtgtgggaggagcaGATGTATCCTGATCATCCAGACAGATTTGATATCTATGCAAATGTGTTGAgtagagaaagtgtgtgtggagagagtgtgtgtggagagagtgtgtgtggacgctGTTACTGGGAGGCTGAGTGGAGTggagctgctgctggtataGCAGTGACATATAAAGGAATCAGCAGGAAAGGAGGCAGTGATGACTGTTGGTTTGGATACAATATAAAGTCCTGGCGTCTGCACTGCTCTAATAACAGATACACTGTCTGTCACAATAATAAGGAAACTGTCATCTCTGTCCCCTCCATctccaacagagtaggagtgtatgtggactggcccgccggcactctgtccttctacagcgtctcctctcacacacacacactcacacacttacacacattcaactccacattcactcagcccctctatgctgggtttgggtttgggtttCTGTTTGGGTATTCTGgatcctcagtgtgtgtgtgtgaactagaATAA